In Daphnia pulex isolate KAP4 chromosome 7, ASM2113471v1, one genomic interval encodes:
- the LOC124197612 gene encoding probable ATP-dependent RNA helicase DDX49, producing the protein MDTTTKAVSTFNSLKIDEWLIKQIKNLGVDKPTPVQINCIPAILDGRDCIGCDRTGSGKTFAFALPIVQTLSKDPYGIYALVLTPTRELAYQIADQFQIIGKPINLRMSVIVGGMGMMDQGIELSNHPHIVIATPGRLADHLESCKTFSFKTIKYLVMDEADRLLEGNFDEQLQIIFQSLPEKRQTLLFSATITDTLNKLREVALNKPFMWSAPVETATVEELDQRYILVPADFKDGYLVHVVQNFREEKPKGSIIVFTDTCRSCQILSMTLLELGFQSLCLHSMMSQRERIATLTKFRSNTVKILVATDVASRGLDIPTVQLIVNHNVPSNPKEYVHRVGRTARAGRGGFSLTLITPNDIKLLHAIEGRICKELKEFKIKEKEVVKILTQVAVTKREQEINLDEQDFGEKKRINKRKKLIEKGLSPEEADREIEADIEWKRRKGDKNSKFKKSRDSRKRDSEEASTSSATNILVESD; encoded by the exons atggaTACGACGACGAAAGCAGTTTCTACCTTCAATTCCTTGAAAATTGACGAATGGTTGATAaagcaaatcaaaaatttag GTGTTGACAAACCTACTCCAGTACAAATCAATTGCATACCTGCTATATTAGATGGACGTGATTGTATCGGATGTGATCGAACTGGAAGTGGCAAAACGTTTGCTTTCGCCTTACCCATAGTTCAAACGCTGAGCAAAGATCCTTATGGCATCTACGCTCTAGTTCTGACTCCAACAAGAGAGTTGGCGTATCAA ATTGCAGATCAATTTCAGATCATCGGGAAGCCAATCAATTTACGAATGTCAGTAATTGTGGGTGGCATGGGAATGATGGATCAAGGCATAGAACTTTCAAATCATCCTCACATAGTCATTGCCACACCTGgcag ACTAGCAGATCACTTGGAAAGctgcaaaacattttcttttaaaactattaaatatttagtgatGGATGAAGCTGACAGGTTACTGGAAGGGAACTTTGATGAGCAG TTGCAGATCATCTTTCAATCCTTAccagaaaaaagacaaacattaCTCTTTAGCGCCACCATAACAGATACACTGAACAAACTTCGCGAAGTCGCATTAAATAAA CCATTCATGTGGTCGGCCCCGGTTGAAACTGCGACAGTGGAAGAGCTGGATCAAAGGTATATTCTCGTACCAGCGGATTTCAAGGATGGATACCTGGTTCACGTTGTCCAAAACTTCCGAGAAGAGAAACCCAAAGGATCCATTATAGTTTTTACAGACACATGCAG GAGTTGCCAAATTTTGAGCATGACTTTACTGGAACTGGGCTTTCAGAGTTTGTGCCTACATTCCATGATGAGTCAACGCGAACGGATAGCTACATTGACAAAATTCCGTTCGAATACCGTCAAAATTCTTGTGGCTACCGACGTAGCCAGCCGAG GACTGGATATTCCCACGGTTCAGCTTATCGTCAATCACAATGTTCCTTCAAACCCCAAAGAATACGTGCATCGCGTCGGTCGTACTGCTCGTGCCGGTAGAGGAGGTTTTTCACTGACGTTAATCACCCCCAACGATATCAAACTGCTCCATGCTATTGAAGGGCGCATTTGTAAAGAGCTTAAAGAGTTCAAGATTAAAG aaaaagaagttgtcaaAATCTTAACGCAAGTGGCTGTAACGAAAAGAGAGCAGGAAATCAACTTGGACGAGCAAGATTttggtgaaaagaaaagaatcaataaGAGGAAGAAATTGATAGAGAAAGGGCTTAGTCCTGAAGAAGCCGATCGCGAAATCGAGGCTGATATCGAGTGGAAAAGGAGGAAAGGGGACAAgaattctaaatttaaaaaaagcagaGACTCCCGGAAAAGGGATTCAGAAGAAGCTTCAACCTCATCTGCCACGAATATTCTTGTTGAATCGGATTAA
- the LOC124197614 gene encoding CCR4-NOT transcription complex subunit 7-like isoform X2, which produces MPTSTGNMHPSNEECGIREVWAHNLEDEFRHIRQIVQAYNYVAMDTEFPGVVARPIGEFRSPADYQYQLLKCNVDLLKIIQLGLSFLNKDGKTPSGYTTWQFNFKFNLGEDMYAQDSIELLQNSGLQFKKHEEEGIDPLDFAELMMTSGIVLMDNIKWLSFHSGYDFGYMLKMLTNHHLPQEESEFFELLRIYFPTIYDVKYLMKSCKNLKGGLQEVADQLELERIGPQHQAGSDSLLTGMAFFKMRELFFEDNIDDAKYCGHLYGLGNSFVVNGNSFHDNGDATNSS; this is translated from the exons ATGCCAACTTCAACTG gaaatATGCATCCTAGTAATGAAGAGTGTGGGATTCGGGAAGTCTGGGCTCACAATTTGGAAGACGAATTTAGACATATACGCCAGATTGTACAAGCATACAATTATGTAGCCATGGATACTGAGTTCCCAGGAGTAGTTGCCCGTCCCATCGGTGAATTTCGCAGCCCTGCTGATTACCAATACCAGCTTTTAAAGTGTAATGTAGATCTTCTGAAAATCATACAACTGGGCTTGAGTTTCCTGAACAAAGACGGCAAAACACCTTCTGGGTACACTACCTggcaattcaatttcaagtttAATCTTGG GGAAGATATGTATGCACAGGACAGTATAGAACTGCTCCAGAACTCTGGTCTccaattcaaaaaacatgaaGAAGAAGGCATAGACCCATTAGATTTTGCTGAGCTGATGATGACTTCTGGGATTGTTTTGATGGATAACATCAAGTGGTTGTCATTCCACAGTGGATATGACTTTGGCTAtatgttgaaaatgttgactAACCACCACCTACCTCAGGAGGAGAGTGAGTTCTTTGAGCTCCTGAGGATTTACTTTCCTACCATCTATGATGTCAAGTATCTCATGAAGAGTTGCAAAAACCTAAAAGGTGGTTTGCAAGAAGTAGCCGACCAACTAGAACTTGAGAGAATCGGTCCCCAACATCAGGCTGGTTCAGATTCCTTACTAACAGGAATGGCATTCTTCAAAATGAGAGAG TTGTTCTTTGAGGATAACATTGACGATGCCAAATACTGCGGTCACCTTTACGGATTAGGCAATTCTTTTGTGGTCAACGGTAACAGCTTCCACGACAATGGCGATGCCACTAATTCGTCTTAA
- the LOC124197614 gene encoding CCR4-NOT transcription complex subunit 7-like isoform X3, protein MPTSTGINRNMHPSNEECGIREVWAHNLEDEFRHIRQIVQAYNYVAMDTEFPGVVARPIGEFRSPADYQYQLLKCNVDLLKIIQLGLSFLNKDGKTPSGYTTWQFNFKFNLGEDMYAQDSIELLQNSGLQFKKHEEEGIDPLDFAELMMTSGIVLMDNIKWLSFHSGYDFGYMLKMLTNHHLPQEESEFFELLRIYFPTIYDVKYLMKSCKNLKGGLQEVADQLELERIGPQHQAGSDSLLTGMAFFKMREV, encoded by the exons ATGCCAACTTCAACTGGTATAAATC gaaatATGCATCCTAGTAATGAAGAGTGTGGGATTCGGGAAGTCTGGGCTCACAATTTGGAAGACGAATTTAGACATATACGCCAGATTGTACAAGCATACAATTATGTAGCCATGGATACTGAGTTCCCAGGAGTAGTTGCCCGTCCCATCGGTGAATTTCGCAGCCCTGCTGATTACCAATACCAGCTTTTAAAGTGTAATGTAGATCTTCTGAAAATCATACAACTGGGCTTGAGTTTCCTGAACAAAGACGGCAAAACACCTTCTGGGTACACTACCTggcaattcaatttcaagtttAATCTTGG GGAAGATATGTATGCACAGGACAGTATAGAACTGCTCCAGAACTCTGGTCTccaattcaaaaaacatgaaGAAGAAGGCATAGACCCATTAGATTTTGCTGAGCTGATGATGACTTCTGGGATTGTTTTGATGGATAACATCAAGTGGTTGTCATTCCACAGTGGATATGACTTTGGCTAtatgttgaaaatgttgactAACCACCACCTACCTCAGGAGGAGAGTGAGTTCTTTGAGCTCCTGAGGATTTACTTTCCTACCATCTATGATGTCAAGTATCTCATGAAGAGTTGCAAAAACCTAAAAGGTGGTTTGCAAGAAGTAGCCGACCAACTAGAACTTGAGAGAATCGGTCCCCAACATCAGGCTGGTTCAGATTCCTTACTAACAGGAATGGCATTCTTCAAAATGAGAGAGGTATAA
- the LOC124197610 gene encoding T-complex protein 1 subunit beta-like: protein MVSLNPTRILKHEGEEEKAEIARLSCFVGAIAIGELVKSTLGPKGMDKILVGVGRNEGQVEVTNDGATILKAVGVDNPAAKVLVDMSKTQDAEVGDGTTSVTVLASELLREADKLVEMKFHPQTIIAGWRKASQAAKEALTNAAIDNGKDEAKFREDLMNIARTTLSSKILSQHKEFFAKISVDAVLRLKGSGNLQAIQIIKKQGGTLTDSFLDTGFLLDKKPGVNQPKRVENARILIANTPMDTDKIKVFGSRIRVDSVAKVAELELAEKEKMKEKIELILKHNCTVFINRQLIYNYPEQLFADAGVMAVEHADFDGIERLALVTGGEIVSTFGHPELVKLGRCDLIEEVMIGEDKLLRFSGVPLGEACTLVLRGATQQILDEAERSIHDALCVLASTVKETRTVYGGGCSEVLMAMAVYALAAKTPGKESMAMEAFARALLQLPVVIADNAGYDSAQLVSELRAAHSEGKATFGLNMDLGKIDCMQQLGVTESFVVKRQVLVSAAEAAEMILRVDDIIKAAPRRREQDRSHC, encoded by the exons ATG gTCTCACTCAACCCAACCAGAATCTTGAAACATGAGGGTGAAGAAGAGAAGGCTGAAATTGCTCGCTTGTCCTGTTTTGTTGGTGCCATTGCCATTGGTGAGCTGGTGAAAAGCACTCTTGGTCCTAAGGGCATGGACAAAATTCTTGTTGGTGTTGGCCGCAATGAAGGACAA GTTGAAGTAACAAATGATGGTGCCACCATTTTGAAAGCAGTTGGAGTTGATAATCCTGCAGCTAAAGTCCTTGTAGACATGTCAAAGACCCAGGATGCTGAAGTTGGGGATGGCACAACTTCAGTGACTGTCCTGGCCTCAGAGCTTTTGCGTGAAGCTGATAAGCTTGTTGAAATGAAGTTCCACCCTCAAACCATCATTGCTGGATGGCGTAAGGCCTCTCAGGCTGCCAAAGAGGCTCTTACTAATGCAGCTATTGATAATGG GAAAGATGAAGCTAAATTTCGCGAGGATTTAATGAACATTGCTCGAACGACTTTGAGCTCAAAAATTCTTTCTCAGCACAAAGAGTTCTTTGCCAAGATCTCTGTCGACGCAGTTTTACGTTTGAAAGGATCAGGTAACCTTCAAGCTATTCAAATCATCAAAAAGCAAGGAGGTACCCTCACAGATTCCTTCCTCGACACTGGGTTTCTGCTTGACAAGAAACCGGGAGTCAACCAACCAAAGAGGGTTGAAAATGCCCGTATCCTTATTGCCAATACACCCATGGACACAGATAAAATCAAA GTTTTCGGCTCACGTATCCGCGTTGATTCCGTTGCTAAAGTTGCAGAATTAGAGTTGgctgagaaagaaaagatgaaggaGAAGATTGAGCTCATTCTTAAGCACAATTGCACCGTCTTTATCAACAG ACAATTGATCTACAACTACCCAGAACAACTGTTCGCTGATGCCGGTGTTATGGCTGTGGAACACGCCGACTTTGATGGTATCGAGCGCCTTGCGTTGGTAACTGGAGGTGAAATCGTCTCTACTTTTGGCCATCCCGAACTTGTCAAACTTGGACGCTGTGATCTTATCGAAGAG gtCATGATTGGTGAAGACAAATTGTTGCGATTCTCTGGCGTTCCATTGGGTGAAGCTTGCACACTTGTGTTGCGTGGTGCAACCCAACAGATTCTTGATGAAGCTGAACGTTCAATTCACGATGCTCTGTGTGTTTTAGCTTCGACTGTTAAGGAAACACGCACCGTCTACGGTGGAG GTTGCAGCGAAGTACTCATGGCCATGGCAGTATATGCTTTGGCTGCCAAGACTCCGGGTAAAGAATCGATGGCTATGGAGGCTTTCGCCCGCGCTCTTCTCCAGCTACCCGTCGTGATTGCCGACAATGCGGGCTATGACTCAGCCCAACTTGTGTCAGAGCTCCGAGCAGCACATTCAGAAGGGAAAGCCACCTTTGGTCTAA ATATGGATCTCGGCAAGATCGACTGTATGCAGCAGTTGGGCGTGACTGAATCGTTCGTTGTCAAGCGCCAGGTGCTTGTATCAGCAGCTGAAGCGGCTGAAATGATTCTTCGCGTTGATGACATCATTAAGGCAGCACCTCGCCGTCGTGAACAAGACAGGAGTCATTGTTAA
- the LOC124196716 gene encoding POU domain, class 4, transcription factor 1-like, with protein sequence MMYATDSKESIHHHHHSSPGSGSSGGNGGGGNNGNSSNNKPIITSAAAAAAAAAAAAAAAVVNAGNSSCYASAAGRFSPTSYRTSAAESMRRCMTNSQSRDYGGGFLYGQPELFGSLGDGLLAARSEALSVVAAASSGGGGGGGESLKPLRNHHDGSGFLHGHVPSSVSVTATIQSAQNGRQHQMVHPSLDTMEMMEALSVSTSVGGSLTSMSSDQNGMSSSGNGGLGHQHNPFGNGGNGGSGSGGHHHSHHNSGGGVSMSNHPGLHGMYSHAAMASNAMMASHSHHHHHAAAAAAAAAAAAAGLSGHHHQHGHPHGHPHHMSMGPHHAHAAAAHAHQLHQHSNGGAGNGMGGMAGMAGIPLGIHDTDSDPRELEAFAERFKQRRIKLGVTQADVGKALANLRLPGVGALSQSTICRFESLTLSHNNMIALKPILHAWLEEAEAQTRNKRRDPEAPSVLPAGEKKRKRTSIAAPEKRSLEAYFAVQPRPSGEKIAAIAEKLDLKKNVVRVWFCNQRQKQKRMKFAAQQSC encoded by the exons ATGATGTACGCGACGGACAGCAAGGAGAGcatccaccatcaccaccactcCTCGCCGGGCAGCGGAAGCAGCGGAGGaaatggcggcggcggcaacaacggcaacagcagcaacaacaagccCATCATCACGtcggcggctgcggcggcggctgcagcggccgccgcagcggccgccgccgtcgtcaaCGCCGGCAACTCGTCCTGCTACGCTTCCGCCGCCGGACGCTTCTCGCCAACTTCCTACCGGACGTCCGCCGCCGAGTCCATGAGACGCTGCATGACCAACTCACAG AGCCGAGACTATGGGGGAGGATTCCTTTACGGCCAGCCGGAATTGTTCGGCAGTCTGGGCGACGGACTGCTGGCCGCCAGGTCGGAGGCCTTGTCGGTGGTGGCGGCCGCTTCGTCCGGCGGCGGGGGTGGCGGAGGCGAGTCGCTCAAACCGCTGCGCAATCATCACGACGGAAGCGGATTCCTACACGGACACGTCCCGTCGTCCGTCTCCGTCACGGCCACCATCCAGTCAGCCCAAAACGGCCGCCAGCatcag ATGGTCCATCCATCGCTGGATACGATGGAGATGATGGAAGCCTTGTCGGTCAGCACTTCCGTCGGCGGATCGTTGACGTCCATGTCGTCGGATCAGAACGGAATGTCCTCGTCCGGCAACGGGGGACTGGGCCACCAGCACAATCCGTTCGGCAACGGCGGCAACGGCGGATCCGGAAGCGGCGGCCACCACCACTCGCACCACAATTCCGGCGGCGGGGTCTCCATGTCCAACCACCCGGGCCTCCACGGCATGTACAGTCACGCGGCCATGGCCAGCAACGCCATGATGGCCTCGCAcagtcaccaccaccatcacgcGGCTGCTGCGGCCGCTGcggccgccgcagccgccgccggCCTGtccggccaccaccaccagcacggCCACCCTCACGGCCACCCTCACCACATGTCGATGGGTCCGCATCACGCTCACGCGGCCGCCGCCCACGCCCACCAGCTCCACCAGCACAGCAACGGCGGGGCCGGCAACGGGATGGGCGGCATGGCCGGCATGGCCGGCATCCCTCTGGGCATCCACGACACGGATTCTGATCCTCGCGAGCTGGAGGCCTTCGCCGAGCGCTTCAAGCAGCGGCGCATCAAACTGGGCGTGACCCAGGCCGACGTCGGCAAGGCCCTGGCCAATCTCCGCTTGCCCGGCGTCGGCGCCTTGTCCCAGAGCACAATCTGCAG GTTTGAATCGTTGACGTTGTCGCACAACAACATGATCGCCCTGAAGCCGATCCTCCACGCCTGGCTGGAGGAAGCCGAAGCGCAGACGAGGAACAAGCGCCGGGATCCGGAAGCGCCGTCCGTCCTTCCGGCCGGCGAGAAGAAGCGCAAGAGGACGTCGATCGCGGCGCCGGAGAAACGATCGCTCGAGGCCTATTTCGCCGTCCAGCCGCGCCCCTCGGGCGAGAAAATCGCCGCCATCGCCGAGAAACTCGACCTAAAAAAGAACGTCGTCCGCGTCTGGTTCTGCAACCAGCGCCAGAAGCAGAAGCGCATGAAATTCGCCGCTCAACAATCCTGTTGA
- the LOC124197609 gene encoding uncharacterized protein LOC124197609 has protein sequence MSSKNRTIQNFITLVPDYIRSKSERHESEIQRCLQVLCLMENLTLFDTPQGYTTEFFINVRELLRTCDNKSNLGWKGIDMVKHLSSNSSICELLCQFQFVPVLSHYLQGQLESDKAVLLLSLLETLTDGIIVDRSGYWLSNILKYLTSAILEKSDYTLPHLLAVLSNLCFENYVVVNELQRTNRSEDLHQYLVQLQADNLLLQLYASQVFFSSLAIGSISELMLTNYLKTVLDTLTVGFKSSNTKMIKRSCCILLWMTRDRLILDLLKANRFQQLLQSSLEGLFKLVPKLLTSSQHASDAANCILFYTTKILRTQLVVNKEFTEAFIPALVPLLTNAALNENLLELLADLTNITPSLNLNEESLDRLVVNQLNDFKNPACKTSCKILGHALQILKKLYKVQPSNIRVASMLKPETFVKIVSVFTDFGEEVDQKNSDLTLIPNPAVVSRYSPESRIIVVQCLTLFGDIAFRERDQLPIYSDLLTKPNVQQCLASAIVLGDCHLKQDALALIGTVGFNRESLAGLSYAMDQLYSRRGSVTDEKDPLVNRSILNVTMSPEQIKKLDKITQDMKHDKFWETMKNCDVVELMELQIARREREELRLLHQLDSYKQEVDSLKINIIQIGAENERIMAMLLSKTQLIESKESENRAISRRLEKMTDTQRANQHDWTRERERLQREKDKFEVAQTEKTNQIQSQLDGALKQIRNLVQKGEDMEEELKKSQKSLEAAKLAYEKKSKDLDKLSNEFQEIKTNSDNLVKSLRKKEKENEEKDREIISMNQAIKKSEMVREDLEARLIESEKSCQETKKKLTKLEKIQEFIYDLSSGKNKLFEDNK, from the exons ATGTCTTCGAAAAACCgtacaattcaaaattttattacctTAGTTCCTGATTACATCCGATCGAAGAGTGAAAGACATGAATCCGAAATTCAAAGGTGCCTTCAG gtTTTGTGTCTTATGGAAAACCTTACACTTTTTGATACTCCCCAAGGATATACTACAgaattttttatcaatgttAGAGAGCTTTTAAGAACATGCGACAACAAATCTAATTTGGGGTGGAAGGGAATAGATATGGTCAAACATTTGAGTTCAAATTCTTCTATTTGTGAGCTTCTTtgtcaatttcaatttgttccaGTTCTCTCCCACTATCTTCAAGGGCAATTGGAATCTGATAAAGCTGTCTTATTGCTCTCTTTGCTAGAGACATTAACTGATGGAATAATTGTAGACCGATCAGGGTACTGGCTtagcaatattttaaaatatcttaCTAGTGCTATCTTGGAGAAATCAGACTACACACTACCTCATCTGCTTGCTGTTTTATCCAATTTATGCTTTGAAAACTATGTTGTGGTCAATGAATTGCAAAGGACAAATCGTTCTGAAGACTTGCACCAATACCTTGTCCAATTGCAAGCAGATAACCTTTTGCTTCAACTGTATGCATCTCAG gtTTTCTTTAGCTCTCTGGCAATAGGTTCAATCAGTGAATTAATGCTGACCaattacttaaaaacagtACTAGACACACTCACAGTCGGCTTCAAGAGTAGTAACACCAAAATGATCAAGCGAAGTTGCTGTATTTTACTGTGGATGACACGTGATCGCCTAATCCTTGATCTGCTGAAAGCAAATCGTTTCCAACAGCTACTACAGAGTTCTTTGGAAGGCTTGTTCAAGCTTGTTCCAAAATTGCTTACTTCATCTCAACATGCCAGTGATGCAGCCAACTGCATTTTGTTCTACACAACAAAAATACTCCGTACTCAGCTTGTTGTCAACAAGGAGTTCACCGAAGCCTTTATCCCGGCCCTCGTTCCACTTCTTACGAACGCCGCCCTCAACGAAAATTTACTTGAACTTTTGGCTGATTTAACAAACATCACACCGAGCCTTAACTTAAACGAAGAAAGCCTCGATCGTCTAGTTGTGAATCAACTGAACGATTTTAAGAATCCTGCCTGCAAGACATCTTGCAAAATTCTTGGACATGCCTTGCAGATTCTAAAAA AGCTTTACAAAGTTCAACCTTCCAACATCCGGGTTGCATCGATGCTCAAACCGGAAACCTTTGTCAAAATCGTTTCCGTTTTTACGGATTTCGGCGAAGAAGTGGACCAGAAGAACTCCGACTTGACCCTCATCCCCAATCCTGCCGTTGTTTCACGTTATTCTCCAGAATCTAGAATCATTGTTGTCCAGTGTCTTACACTGTTCGGAGATATTGCTTTCCGAGAAAGAGACCAACTACCAATTTACAGTGATTTGCTGACAAAACCTAATGTGCAACAGTGCCTAGCATCTGCAATCGTACTTGGTGACTGTCACCTCAAACAAGACGCTTTAGCTCTTATTGGTACAGTAGGGTTTAATCGCGaaag CTTAGCTGGTCTGTCGTATGCTATGGATCAGTTGTACTCCCGACGTGGCAGCGTTACCGATGAGAAGGATCCATTGGTAAACCGTTCAATTTTGAACGTGACCATGTCTCCTgaacaaataaagaaactggACAAAATCACACAAGACATGAAACACGACAAATTTTGGGAG ACGATGAAAAATTGCGACGTGGTTGAATTGATGGAgttacaaattgcacgacgagaGCGGGAAGAACTTCGATTGCTACACCAGCTGGATTCGTATAAACAAGAAGtcgattcattaaaaataaatatcattcAAATTGGAGCTGAG AATGAACGGATAATGGCTATGCTCCTCAGCAAAACTCAACTCATTGAAAGCAAAGAGTCGGAGAACCGAGCTATTTCGAGGCGTCTTGAAAAAATGACCGATACGCAACGAGCCAATCAGCATGACTGGACAAGA GAGCGTGAGAGATTGCAAAGGGAAAAGGATAAATTTGAAGTGGCGCAGACTGAAAAAACGAATCAGATCCAATCCCAGCTCGATGGGGCCTTGAAACAAATTAGAAATCTTGTTCAGAAAGGTGAAGATATGGAAGAAGAACTTAAGAAATCGCAAAAATCCTTGGAAG CTGCAAAGCTGGCATACgagaaaaaatcgaaagatTTAGACAAACTGTCAAATGAGTTCCAAGAGATCAAGACTAACAGTGATAACCTTGTAAAGTCGCTTcgtaagaaagagaaagaaaatgaagaaaaggatAGAGAAATCATCTCTATGAATCAG GCAATCAAAAAATCCGAAATGGTGCGTGAAGATTTGGAGGCTCGACTTATCGAATCTGAGAAATCGTGTCAAGAGACCAAGAAGAAACTCACTAAGCTAGAGAAAATTCAAGAATTTATCTATGATTTGTCTTCAGGCAAGAACAAACTCTTCGAGGATAACAAATAA
- the LOC124197614 gene encoding CCR4-NOT transcription complex subunit 7-like isoform X1, whose amino-acid sequence MPTSTGINRNMHPSNEECGIREVWAHNLEDEFRHIRQIVQAYNYVAMDTEFPGVVARPIGEFRSPADYQYQLLKCNVDLLKIIQLGLSFLNKDGKTPSGYTTWQFNFKFNLGEDMYAQDSIELLQNSGLQFKKHEEEGIDPLDFAELMMTSGIVLMDNIKWLSFHSGYDFGYMLKMLTNHHLPQEESEFFELLRIYFPTIYDVKYLMKSCKNLKGGLQEVADQLELERIGPQHQAGSDSLLTGMAFFKMRELFFEDNIDDAKYCGHLYGLGNSFVVNGNSFHDNGDATNSS is encoded by the exons ATGCCAACTTCAACTGGTATAAATC gaaatATGCATCCTAGTAATGAAGAGTGTGGGATTCGGGAAGTCTGGGCTCACAATTTGGAAGACGAATTTAGACATATACGCCAGATTGTACAAGCATACAATTATGTAGCCATGGATACTGAGTTCCCAGGAGTAGTTGCCCGTCCCATCGGTGAATTTCGCAGCCCTGCTGATTACCAATACCAGCTTTTAAAGTGTAATGTAGATCTTCTGAAAATCATACAACTGGGCTTGAGTTTCCTGAACAAAGACGGCAAAACACCTTCTGGGTACACTACCTggcaattcaatttcaagtttAATCTTGG GGAAGATATGTATGCACAGGACAGTATAGAACTGCTCCAGAACTCTGGTCTccaattcaaaaaacatgaaGAAGAAGGCATAGACCCATTAGATTTTGCTGAGCTGATGATGACTTCTGGGATTGTTTTGATGGATAACATCAAGTGGTTGTCATTCCACAGTGGATATGACTTTGGCTAtatgttgaaaatgttgactAACCACCACCTACCTCAGGAGGAGAGTGAGTTCTTTGAGCTCCTGAGGATTTACTTTCCTACCATCTATGATGTCAAGTATCTCATGAAGAGTTGCAAAAACCTAAAAGGTGGTTTGCAAGAAGTAGCCGACCAACTAGAACTTGAGAGAATCGGTCCCCAACATCAGGCTGGTTCAGATTCCTTACTAACAGGAATGGCATTCTTCAAAATGAGAGAG TTGTTCTTTGAGGATAACATTGACGATGCCAAATACTGCGGTCACCTTTACGGATTAGGCAATTCTTTTGTGGTCAACGGTAACAGCTTCCACGACAATGGCGATGCCACTAATTCGTCTTAA